The sequence TTCCGCGCGCATCTGTTCGAGACAGGCGGATTGGGCCTCAGGCTCCCGCCACGCACCTGGCACGCCGGGCAGACACAATTGCGCTATGACGGCGTCTGCCGCATCCTCCGCCGCGGCGTCGAGGGCAAGTATACCGTCGGCCCGCTGTTCGCGCGCGACGCGCAGCAACGACTCCGGCTCAAGCGCATCCGGCACATGAATGGCTTCCAAGCCTTCCGAAAGGGCTTTTTCCCGCAAGCGGTCGGGTGCGGCCTTCGCACTAACCAGCAGCAAGCGTTTTGGCATCCCTGTTCCTTAAGCGAAAGACTGACACGACGGCGGCGATATGCGTTCTGAGTTCCCGCGCACCCTTCGGGAAGCGCCGTTCGAGCGTTGTTTCCACTCCTATTCTACAGGGTACGTGCGGCGTGTATCATCTTAAGCCCGGGAGGGAATCCATGACCGCGGCGGTGACGCTATCGATATCGATGCGGGTCATGCAGCGGTGGTCGGTTGTGCATACGGGCTTCTGGCAGGGTCCGCAGTCCACATCGACCCGGAGAATCGCGCCGCGCTCCCAGGGACCGTCCGTGTAATCCGGCGACGTGGGGCCCATGATGCATACCACCGGCTTCTGGAAGGCAACCGCAATGTGGCGCGGCCCCGTATCGTTGCAGAGCAGCAGGTCGGCCTGCGCGATCATGGCCTTGAGCAGCGCGATGCCCGTGGTGCGGAACGGGCCTTGAATAACGGGCGCGCAAGTCTGTCTCAGGATAGCTGAGCGTACATCCGCTTCGTCCGGACCGGTCAGCAGAAAGAATCGCGCCCCGGTCTCGGCGGCAAGACGGTCCATGACGGCGGCATACCTCGCGGCGGGCCAGCGCTTGCTTGGCCCGAAGGCCGCGCCGGGCGCGACGCCGATGACCGGGGCCGCGGCGCCGATGGCCTGCCGCACTTCCGCGACGGCGTCCGGGTCCGCGTGCAATTCCAGGCCCGCGTCATCGTCCTCGCAGCCAAGCGGTTCAAGCAGGTCCAGATACTCGCGCGCCATGTAGACCGGCGCTATGCGCCCGTCCTTACGATGCGGGGTTGCGCGATGCGTGAGCAGAAAACTGCGCCCGCCGCGGGCATAGCCCAGGCGGATCTGAGCGCCCGCAAGCCGGGCGAGCAGCGCCGCGCGAAAAGAGTGGGGGAAGACCACGGCGAGGTCGGGGGCTTGCGACCGGAGCCCGGCACTCAGCCGCAGCATGGGCGCCAACCCGGGGCGGGCGGCGATTTCAACGCAGTGGGTAATGTGCGGGAATTCCTCCAGCAATTCACAGACGGAGCGCCGCGCGGCGACGGTGATTTCCGCCTGAGGCAGGCGGCGCCGCAATGCGCGCAGAGCCGGGGTACACATGGCCGCGTCGCCGACCCAGTTGGGCGCGAGGACCAGAACCTTGGCAATCGTGCCGGGGCTGCCGCTGCGCCGGGTGCGCCGCATATTGAACATCGGATGCCCCTAACGTTTCCGCTCGCGGATGCGCCGTCGCAGCGCATTCGTAAACGATTTGTCGCCCAATGTGTCGCGAAAGGAGTCCCGCTCTTCGCGCAGCCGGCGGCGCGCAATGTCGAAAAGGTCCATGACCGCGCGCAGAAGCAGGATGCCGAAGAAGAGAAACATCAGGGACAGCACCAGGGCGAAGCGCCTGGGATTGTCCCTGGAAGTGACCATCTGCAGACCAAGCAGCATCACCAGCGGAATGATGAGGAGCAGATAAAAGCTGACCGGGCGCCAGCGGCGGGACGATTGCGTCTTCCGGGTTTCTCCGGTCTGTTTGGACTCCTGCTCGCCCGTGTCAGGCATAGAGAACTCCCGGGTTACTCCATGCAACAGCCGCCCATGGGACAACTCGACGCCGCGGCGCACGCGCCGGATGCGCAGGCAGGCGCGCTTGCCGCGCTGGAGAGGGCCGCGAAATGGCTGGCCTGCTTTTCCATCCGGCGACTGCCGCACTGTGGGCAGGCCGGTTCCTCGTTGCCGCGAACAAGAATCTCACTCTTTGCGCCGCAGGCGGCGCAAGCATAACTGAACAGGGGCATGGCGCGCTCCTCTTGCTGAAGCCTACGTGTCCGGGCAGGATCATAACAGCCGGGACGCGACGCGGCAAGAATGCAGACACGGCTGCGGCGCACGGCGCCCGGGCAAGCTGGGTTACCAGGCCTTGCCCGAGACGGGGGGC comes from Candidatus Hydrogenedentota bacterium and encodes:
- the waaF gene encoding lipopolysaccharide heptosyltransferase II, producing MRRTRRSGSPGTIAKVLVLAPNWVGDAAMCTPALRALRRRLPQAEITVAARRSVCELLEEFPHITHCVEIAARPGLAPMLRLSAGLRSQAPDLAVVFPHSFRAALLARLAGAQIRLGYARGGRSFLLTHRATPHRKDGRIAPVYMAREYLDLLEPLGCEDDDAGLELHADPDAVAEVRQAIGAAAPVIGVAPGAAFGPSKRWPAARYAAVMDRLAAETGARFFLLTGPDEADVRSAILRQTCAPVIQGPFRTTGIALLKAMIAQADLLLCNDTGPRHIAVAFQKPVVCIMGPTSPDYTDGPWERGAILRVDVDCGPCQKPVCTTDHRCMTRIDIDSVTAAVMDSLPGLR
- a CDS encoding zinc ribbon domain-containing protein produces the protein MPLFSYACAACGAKSEILVRGNEEPACPQCGSRRMEKQASHFAALSSAASAPACASGACAAASSCPMGGCCME